From a region of the Cucumis sativus cultivar 9930 chromosome 6, Cucumber_9930_V3, whole genome shotgun sequence genome:
- the LOC101213934 gene encoding vacuolar protein sorting-associated protein 36 → MAGHFPPAAELTTSGRPVLIPNEIECSILSSVDLECDELPSFPLLKSGIIILTTHRIVWISDSTNSAVAVPLAAVNHILSSKKSIKSMFASPRVRFQVSVPSGGISRSAVITIVIRGKGDHEVFVSKFWENWRARAWENDDNNKDSSSSSASGPTSTGSGGLYSSEGTVRMVGVAGILRKEQEMWENTDKSLQEAFQDLNALMSKAKEMVMLAEKMRQKLLAGTNSQSGSTNDDEVASKEEIQDWLLSVGIISPVTKESAGALYHQQLSRQLADFVRTPLDIAGGMISLIDIYCLFNRARGTELISPDDLLQACLLWEKIDVPVMIRKFDSGVMVIQSKSYSDDEVFARIRTLVTKPDALQFGVSASDAARTLGIAPAMAKEHLLTAESKGLLCRDVSPEGFRFYINLFPEINSEDLYLVKDYTVYASWIKATIANRRR, encoded by the exons ATGGCCGGCCACTTCCCGCCGGCAGCCGAGCTCACCACCAGTGGCCGTCCGGTGCTGATCCCAAACGAAATCGAATGTTCAATTCTCTCCTCCGTCGACCTCGAGTGCGATGAACTTCCGTCGTTCCCTCTTCTGAAGTCTGGCATTATCATCCTCACCACTCATCGAATCGTCTGGATTTCGGACTCCACCAATTCTGCTGTCGCGGTGCCTCTCGCCGCCGTTAACCACATCCTTTCGTCCAAGAAGAGCATAAAGTCAATGTTCGCCTCGCCCAGGGTCCGTTTCCAGGTATCGGTTCCCTCTGGCGGGATTTCGAGATCGGCTGTGATCACGATTGTGATTAGGGGAAAGGGGGATCACGAGGTCTTTGTAAGCAAGTTTTGGGAGAACTGGAGAGCCAGGGCGTGGGAgaatgatgataataataaagattcCAGTAGCAGTTCTGCGTCGGGGCCGACTTCTACTGGTTCTGGTGGATTATATTCGAGTGAAGGAACGGTGAGGATGGTTGGAGTGGCGGGAATTCTGAGGAAGGAGCAAGAGATGTGGGAGAATACTGATAAGAGTTTACAAGAAGCTTTCCAGGATCTTAATGCTTTAATG AGTAAAGCTAAAGAAATGGTAATGCTAGCAGAAAAAATGAGACAAAAACTTTTAGCCGGTACAAATTCTCAGAGTGGTTCGACAAATGATGACGAAGTAgcttcaaaagaagaaattcaaGATTGGCTGTTGAGTGTTGGTATCATTTCCCCTGTGACAAAAGAGTCTGCTGGTGCTCTTTATCATCAGCAGTTGTCTCGTCAG CTGGCAGATTTTGTTCGAACTCCACTTGATATAGCCGGTGGAATGATCAGtcttatagatatatattgcCTATTCAATCGTGCTCGAGGAACAG AATTGATCTCACCAGATGATTTGTTGCAAGCATGTTTGCTTTGGGAGAAGATTGACGT TCCTGTAATGATCCGTAAGTTTGACAGTGGAGTCATGGTAATCCAGAGTAAATCCTACAGTGATGATGAG GTTTTTGCTAGAATAAGAACGCTTGTAACGAAGCCCGATGCTCTCCAATTTGGTGTTAGTGCCAGTGATGCTGCAAGGACTCTTGGGATTGCTCCAGCTATGGCCAAGGAGCATCTTTTAACAGCAGAGAGTAAAG GTTTGCTGTGCCGAGATGTCAGCCCTGAGGGGTTCCGGTTTTATATTAACCTATTCCCTGAGATTAACTCAGaagatttatattt GGTTAAAGATTATACAGTTTATGCCTCATGGATCAAGGCCACCATTGCTAATAG GCGGAGATAA